CCCATCCctaccattgtcacatatatagTGTACCAGTATTATATGGTGAAGAATTTCTACAAAGTTGTATTTCTTAgaaatatcttgaaaaaatttcgacaaatttttaaaaaatgtaagacatttaataaatcctaaaaattataaaaaataatataaaattttcacgttttttattttctggtgttttttttaaaaagacttGTCTTATTTCTCGAGTATTATACCTGTCTTTTTCGAACAATGAGTGTTTTGTATAACAATGATCCTTGCTGACCATGTACATCCAATTGAGTCAACCCGTGCTGCCCTTGTTTTCCGGACCTCTCATGCACTTGAATATGAGTCATGTAGCACTGCACCAACAGTGTGAGAACCCTCCTAATTTCAGATTGCTTAAGGGAGTCTTTATGTTATGAATATATGATGAACtatataagaataaataaatGTAAGAGAGAATTGCAATCTTTTGTTTGCCTTATGGATGTTTTATATGCTGGATGTGTGCAAGTGAGTTGGAAATCAAGCTAGCGTGGTGCACCTTTCTGCCCAAAGAATCGTAGCTGCTTGCCAACTTTCATAACTGGGCACGATGCGTTTAAGAAATGCAGAGAATcggagaagaagaaacaaactcATACGAGCATGTATAAAtagggttttctttttctgcaacaTTCATCACCTGAATCAATATTGTCAATACACAATCACCAAAATCAATATTGTCAATATACAAACGAAAATCATGTCCAATCCCAGACTGGTAAACCAAAGAAACgagaatgaaataacaaaaaccAGTTTCATCTTTCCCAGTTTGGGGGTCGCGTGTCTTACCATTTGTAGTTTAGGAGGATAGCAATTATGAATTCAACTGGAGTCATGCTTCATATGTTCTGCCTACCGGACTAGCTACATTACACTCCTTGAGACAAGTACTCTACTAGCACAATTAAGAAACaactatttattataaaaagtAAATGCTGGTGAGATGTAGATTGGCTGAGGGAAATGAgattttttctaatgtttaGATCTACTGAAACATCATtcaacttgatttttctctaACGTAACGGCATGTTGCCAACATGAGATACTTGAAGAGTGGGTTAACTTCCTATCAATTGTCCATTCATGGCCATGACATGGGCCAAGATCAGAAATCTAAGCTGTCTGATGTCGTTTTGTGAGTTTGCACCTATATCGGGGAATCATGAACCTTCCGTAGTTTAAAAAGTAGAAGCGGTAGTCAAAGCTAGGAAAACATTTCCAGCTTGATACATTTGATTGGATATGTGGCTGCATCTAATAGCTGAATGGTTTTCTTCCCGAAATATTTGGCAAATCACACAgtcttttttgaagaattttcttGAATTTCCATGAGTTGCGATTTGTGGTTTGTATTTGAGCCTTGATTGTCCTGGGCTTTGTGAGAAGGTCGGTGCTCATTTTGAGTAAAACCTCATCATTTTGaggagaaattttataaatattctTGTATTGTCCCACAAAAGCTAGCAATGTTCTGATTTGGTCTGACGTTTAGTCCctgaaaatttctaaaagtaTCTTAGCTTTGGAGGAGACCAACATGTTGTTTGTAGGTGGGAATATGAGGTTTCATCACGTCAATAACAGAAGATTCATTCTCAGTACCTAAACCATTCAACAATGTGAAAACCATTTGTTTGTTGCTAACATCTTTCGTGAGAAAGTTGTGTGCACCATGGTCGTGTAGGCAACACATATGCAACCACACAAAAGAAGGTGAGAGTTAGGGTATATTAGAGACTTTTCATAGACCAGAAGTCTTATTACATAGGGTGGTGCACAATTTTTGGTGCTCCAGCTTCATTTTCCCATATTGCATACTTTTGACTATGTGAGTTTGACCCAACTTTGACTCCACTTGCTTTTGACTATTTACGTGGACCTTTGGCActgttactatttcatgaatctgcatTGAAAACTTTACTACTTTACTATAGTATTTTATGAACTCGAGTTAATCTTTGAGGCAGGTTTATGATCACATGTTAACATTTTGTCCTTATTGTCAAATGGCCTCAGCCCATGAATTGTTTGATGACTTTTATAGGAGGCCGACCGGACATGAGATGTAAGAAAGGTGTATGTCACTCTCTCAAGAGGAGTGGTCCTAGTAGTGTAGATCTGGCATGAATTACACAGATGTTCGGCTTAAATGATACCGCTGGTCTAGTACCTAATGGGGATAACCAATACAATACATGATGTATGtaaggatgtcaacagatcaaattcaaattggatatacttTTAATTATATCTAATTTTTCGAATGTTTGCGTGTTCACGTCGAAGTCggattaaataaaaatgagaaaacttaCGATATCCGAGCCCAAATCCGATTTGACAATACGAATTCGGTTTTGAAGttatcagaatctgaatcaatATTCTAAACCGAATCAGACTAGCtcactttcaaaatataagaatattggatataagataaAAACTAAATAACACAGCAAATGGTAGAAAGATACTGACGACCAATAGACCTGAAGTATAAAGTAAGCAAACCAGAAGTCACCCGGCCTCGAAGTTATTAGTTGTGAAGTCCTGTCTAAACTGTCTGTTAGAGATTGGCGTTTGGTGATGTTAACCTTCCATTTTGAAGAAACAAGGCCAGATTCCAGCTGAGGTATAGATGGCAACCAATACTTTTTACACTATTATAGGTGTTTTTCCGTGTTGCTAAAACTTGGGATGCAGGGTTACCTGGAAAGAGCATACACGTTTAACAGAGATCATATCCATTTCCaggaaatataattttttttggactATTCTCATTCTATGAATTGCATTATGGAAATAGACATTCTATATATTGGTCGTTCCATAGAAATACAAAGGGTATTCATGTTGAGCAAAAAAAGGGGGAGGGACCATTTTGGTCAAATTTCTCTTCCATGCAAAATTAATGCTTATAAAAATTCAATGTTACTACCAAtcaaacagtaaaaaaaaaatctagaaacgTTTAAACTTGTCCATTTCTGctcaattttcaattccaagttTTAGTGTAGACATTGTTCTTGAAaactttttctgaaaaatgcttTTGATCTAAAAAGCTTTGAGGGCCATCAAATGCTTTTATCAGCATGTAGGTCTTTTTCTAGCATTGAGTATGCAACTCTTTCTAGCCGCCATGCTGATATGACAAGGGACCGCTATGTTGTTATTATATATTGCAAGGAGACAGACATTTGTAGGGCCCGAGCTTCTTCAACCTAAACAAAACCACCGGAGCCGGGAATACCATCTAGCTTTGGTCCGGATTATGGTAAAGCTATCTGATTCATTCAATGGTACTAATTTACTACAGTTAAAATAACAGAAATCTAAGATTGACACAAATATGCACTAGGgaaaaaaaagtagagaaaGAGGGGGATGTTGGGGCATTTTGGGGGTTTTagaaaagactttttttttttttaacttttaacattttttttttgtctttgtgagacttttcttttttgctaattaagggtattttggtcattatatcACCcaatgcataattttttttgtattcaaagcagtgcatataaccagttttGCACCAAGCACCAACACCCTTAGCACTGAAGCTGCTTATACGCACAGAGCTTGGCAACACCTTGGTCAGCTAAATGGGAATCTTCCTACAAAGACCAAAAAGATAAAGCAAAGGTCAAGCTAGTGTTTGAATGACACACTCCAATAACTTGTTTTagtaaaaaccattttttttttattaccagGTTAAAAAGCTAGTTTTGTAAACTTAGTTTCCATGTTTAGTTTGGTTTAAAGGTGAAAAACAATTTTGCCTGAAAAACTTGGGGGACAGCAGTTTTTTCATGCCCTTTATAAAATTAAGTTCCAATCATTCTTGAAATTAGGTTTTTggtaaaacctggttttgggtCTCAAAGCTTGGTGTCAGGTTGTCATCCAAATGTCTctaaaagtctaaaaaaatattttttatatacttaAAATGGCtcaactcttccttcttctttttttatgcaaCTCCTAGTGAATGAGTgtgaaatgactaaaatacccttactTAAGgctaaaaaaaactttttaaaaattttaaaaatgattacGAAAAAGTTTAAACTGGACATTGCTCTCTGTTTTACTATACTTTGTGTGTCTGTGCGCGCAACTCAATCTCCTCCCCCTAACAGTATATAAGCTCGTTCAAGTCATTCAAAAAGTGTTGCACCCACATGGCTCCTTCCTTTCTCCTCCACCAGCTTGGTTCTTCATCCGTCTTAGCACTTCTTCTTCCCCTGTTTCTCACTTATGTTCTTCTGCTAAGAAGATGGAAACAGCATACTTCAGTTGAGCGGCTTCCTCCAGGGCCATGGCAGCTCCCAATCATCGGCAACCTGCACCAATTGGGTGCACTTCCTCACCGCTCTCTCCACCATCTATCTCAGAAACACGGCCCCCTCATGTTCCTCAAGCTTGGGCAACTCCCCACCTATGTCGTTTCGTCGGCGGAGGTCGCGAGAGAGATCATGAAGACCCATGACGCCATATTCGCGAGCAGGCCAGTGCTTGCTGCCTTCCTTGTTCTTTCCCATGGTTGCTCGGACGTTGCCTTTTCCCCATACAGCGAGGTATGGCGCTACTTGAGGAAGATATTCGTCAGGTACCTCTCAGGCTCGAGGAGAACTCTCTCATTCCAGTCCGTGAGAGAGGAGGAAGTGGGCCTCATGGTTGATGCCATCTCTCGTTCCGCTGGCCCTGTTAATCTCAGCCACTTGCTTCATTCTCTTAATAATAACATAATCTGTAGAGTTGGCCTTGGTAAGAAATTTAATCAGCAAGGATATGACCAGAAAGGCAGGTTCCATGATACTCTGGAGACAACCAGGGACTTGCTTGGAGGGTTTAGCCTGGGTGATCTCTTCCCATCCATCAAGTGGGTGGATTGGCTCACTGGACTGCAGCTCAGGCTGAGAAGGAATTTCCATGAATTGGATCGTGTTTTCGATGAAGTGATCAGTGATCATTCTGATCCACAGAGGCGATCCAAGGAAAAGGACTTCGTCGATGCGTTGCTTGAAGCTCAAAAGGATGAAAGCCAGGAGATCCCTCTTACCACAAACCGCATCAAAGGATTACTTTTTGTCTGTATCTTCACTCGGTTGCCTCTTGCAAAATCATTTAAGCGCCCCGTTGAGATGCATGTTTTATTTACTTTCTTTGTGCCAACAATCAAACCAATTAGTTTTTAACCTGCAAGAAAGCtgcatatttcatttttatagCAACAACTCGAAAGATCATATACTGCTTCTTGGCTATAATATCTTTGTATTACTTCTAAAACTTGGAGGATGCTGGTTTTCAATAACCTAACCGAGTGATCTtctgattttctccatttgcagaACGTGCTCCTTGGCGGATCCGATACATCGTCGTCTGCCGTGGTGTGGGCAATGGCCGAGCTGATGAGGAAACCTCAGGTGATGAAGCAAGTCCAGGATGAAGTTCGACTTAAGATCAAAGGGAAAGATAAGGTGGAAGAGAGTGATCTTCACCAACTTCAGTTTCTTAAGTTGGTGATGAAGGAGACCCTAAGGTTGCATCCACCAGCACCAACGGCTGTTCATCGAATCTCTATGCGCGAGTGCACTCTTGACGGCCATATCATCCCAGACCAAGCGATCATCATTGTAAATGTCTGGTCGATAATGAGAGACCCCAATTCATGGGAGAACCCAGAAGAGTTTCGGCCCGAGAGATTCATCGATAATCCAGTTGACTACAAGGGCCAAGATTTTGTGTTTATACCGTTCGGTTCAGGTAGAAGGATTTGTCCGGGTCTCCATATGGGAGTGACAGTCGTCGAGCTCTCGCTTGCTAATCTTCTCTACCGTTTCAATTGGAGTTTACCAGATGGGCTGAACACTGATGACATAGACATGGACGAATCTCCTGGTATAACTGTGCATAAGAAGTCTGAGTTGGTTCTCATTGCCCATCCTTACACACCATCCAGTTGAATCAGCTTGTGTTGCTATGTCGCGCTGGCCTCCCATGCACTTGAATGAGAATTATAGTGATAGCGTACGAAGACTGTGAGAGATGCTTTGCAATTGAGAAATCAATCAAATAACTTTAGGGAATGTTCAAGCTATGTTACAACTACTTATATGTCATGAACTATATATTATatgaatgttttaaaaaaagaattgcaatcttttatttgatgtttgttATGTCCCATATGCTGGACGTTGTCAGAGTTGCAAATAGACCGTTGCATTAATGATGGATGATACTATACTAGTAGAAATACTTAGCAAATTTATGTGAGgagcccacaccagcccacgtGCCTCGACCTCTATTTGGCCTCTATGAAGAAAATTTCCTGAAGTTTCTTTGGAAGTTACTTGTCACCACCCACGAAAAATCTTGGCCAGGCTGCTTTATGATGGATGTCATTTTCAGTGCCATAAAATTTCGTTGAGATTTTATGAGCAATCAAGTTTTATATACGTATTCTAGTTTGCTAGGCTTCAACAGTCAAACGGACGGTCTCTCGCGATGAATGCAGATCCAAACAAACATACACAATGTGATAATTTGGTTCATACATGCAACTCAGAATTGGCGTTTAATTTTGCCAAGAGAGACTTAAGTGCGGTTTGATTATTTTGCTTAGAGGCAGGCTTCTATATATAAAAGGCGTGAAACATAATCTCGTAAGAGTCTTAACAGAAGTCTCCTTTTAACGATTATTCTCATCCGTATTTTCCATATGATAAACATATCAGTCTCTCTTATATATACCATAGACCGTAGAGGTTGATCATGGTTTCCCCATGAAGATTCAACAATACGTGAATTGGAAAGAATCAACAGTCATCTTCCTGATCTTCAGTTTGTCAAGTGGGCGACCAAAATAACATGTTATCCCTTTTCATATGAACGAAGGCATGATTTGGAGCAAGTTGCAGGATGTTTACGAGTGGGTATtttgaaatgattgaaaaataatttggaAAATAAGAAGCCAGTATTAGTCACAGCGAATTAATGTGCTACTTAATTTGAAGGTGTTTTAGTCATTCTTGCTCGTAAACTTGGTTTAAATTTAACATAATTAAACCTTGGTGAAACTTAAAGAAGTATGTTTTCCATTAACTCTGCAAAAAGTTTAGAATATATCGTACAGTTTGCGTTAGTCTTCACCCGAGATCTTCACTGTGAAGTTCCGAACTCCTGCGTGATTCAGACTGTCAGGTATCCAAAGAAGATAAAAACAATTCAGCGAGGAAATCAAATTTGTGAAACAATGATGTAGTTGGCCGAAGGGGCATAGTTCAAACGGGGTGAGTTTGGGGCATGTGTAAGCGATGTGTCTCTGGTTCCATTCATGGAGGGTTGTGCCCTTATATCATAAGGTAAGGAACGAAGCTAGTTGTATACACAGACTTTTGCACAGCTGGTTATACACAGACTTTTGCACCTCTGTCTATGTAACTTAGAAACTAAAACGAGGCACCCGAGTACACAACCATGGCTCCACAAGAAATTGGACCTCAGTATCTTGCCACCTGGTGTCGATCATGAGAGAATGATGAGGCTTTAGCTCTCGTTATTAATTCTCCAACCCAGCGGCCATACTTGACGAGACTTTGGTGATAGGAAAAGGAAGGCATCGGGCTCTCGGCGCAGTCAGTCATGAAGATTGCTGCAAGCTGATAAAGCAATGAGAGCAATGGCAAGGTCCCTCCCGCGTTTGTCTGGCAGACTTCCGTTGGCTTAATCAAGACCGCAAGGGCCATAACAAATGCAGGTCAGGTATGATTTGTCGCCTTTCACTTTTGTCCTTACTAGGACAAATTTCAACGGCAATAAATTGGCTTCTGCATATATTGCGGACACGTTGTTCGCTCCTTGAGTAGAATTCGGGCCGCCCTCAATGACAGGTGCCTCTACAAAAGTGTTCTAGTACAATCACGGGGACCTGCCAATTTTCGAGCACACGCGCCCTCACATAGCAGCGACATCTTGCCATGTCTAAGTTAAGGGCGGATACAGACTTGGACATTGACAAGCACGGCACACACAGCAGGGACACCTagtcaggaatttttttttttcttttaattcgagttatagttttaaaattttaacagaagaatatattaaaatttataaataaacttttcaatttttttaaaatttgagaaaagagTTCTCAGTAGGTGgaactaagatttttttttaaagcaagcTAAACGGTTCACCCAATTAATTCCATTAAGATCAAATAATTTGTTGGAGTGGAGCCACGGCCCAAGCAAGCCCCTCCCTCTACCCcttacacacacactctctttcttCTACATCTTGCATGTCAATCGATATTAACAAGCAcaacacacactctctcttttcctctctatatctctctccaATTTAAGGTATTGTTTCTTGTGCTGCAAATGGAGAAGAAGTGATGGATTAGTTGATCTGTTGTGTGAGCTCCAACATTGAGACACTCATCAGCTTTGGATCCTGGGGATGTAGGAAGTAGGGGCTTTCTTTCGAGGCACCAACGTAACGCTTGCAAAGTAAAGCAATAGAGATTTGCTCGTACAAAACACTCGCACCTTTTTAATAACATTAATGTAAAAGCTCTCACAATTTAACGAAATGTTAGGATCGCTGTCATGTCACGTCACAAGCAACACCTTATGTTTTAAGGATggtttgtacaaaaaaaaaagaaaactcactAAATACAAGGCTTTGCTCTCGATGTAACATGACATGATTGCACAAAGCACTCCAGTTTCAGTGTCCATGCCTTGACATGCAAAGCTCGACTGCAGGCATAAGAGAAATTGAAGGCCTTCGATCACTCACTAGGAAAAACTCATTTTCTCAACAATCGAGTGTTTACTATGCATGACTTAAATTGCTACTAGAAGCTTGCTAAGCGATGAAGCCCGCTGGCCTCACAGGGAAGCCATATGGTAAGTATATTTACGAAGGAACAAACTACAAAATAAGACAAGTAGGGCTTGACATATTTAAGGAAAATGCCAGGGGGCCCTTAGATGACAACCTAAGATAAAGTCTAATTATCATTTAAGCTCCCCCAGAAATCTATTAAAAACCAGGAAAATTATAAACATATGATTgtgaaaatttcaaacaaaaaaatgctcatAAGTTTGACTAAGAAACCAAAAACATGCTTTAGTTTCACGATAAGTTTCACAAATAATGATGTGTTTAATTCAAAAAGTTATCAAAAGTGAGTCTAAATTCAAAATCCTTTTGGAAGCGCGTCTataagtttgaaaaattttcaaagggACGTTCaaagtttgaaaatgaattgaaaCCGTAggaaattcataaaaaaactcTAGACATAGAAATTTCTCGTATTTCCAGCAGATCTTTGAAGGCACAAACATGCTGTTAAAAGCTTAAAACTGTTCATGCCAAATCCGTTTCTGCAAACAATATTTCCAAGtaggaaaaaaacacaaaataatgaAGGAATCGATGAGACGGACACATCTTTATAAGTTTCGAGAGGTTTGACAAAAGAATAGTGGTTTTCTGGTGATAAATTTGGGCTATGTTTGATAGCCATGGATGAGTCGATCTCAGATGGGAGGCTACCTTATATTTTAAGACCATGGGTCTGAAGTTCGACCACTCCTTAATTTCTCGGACCACAAATCCGTGGCTTTCACAAGGTAAACACGTATTTGAGATTCCCAGTCGAGAAATGTACTGATTGTTTAAGCTGTTGATTTAATACAACGTGAATATAAAAACAGCGTCAGATCAAAGATCCAAGAGCCTTGGTATCCTACGATGTACTACGTAGAACATTGCACAACTCAATAAAGGTTATAGGAGATCCGCGTTTAAACAAGAATGGCAAAGACCATATATATTAATAGATTTTGATTTAGAAAAGGAGAGCACAACAAACAGATTCGGCCTTCACCGCCAATAACCTCCCTTGAGaggaagcagagagagagagatagagagagcagGGAAGACAGAGATCCACCTTGCAAATAACTGGTAATCCTGTGATTCATGAGCGAACCAAACATGTTGAAATCTACTGCCATCATCTCATCGAAAGCAGACGTTTTGGGAAAGTCCTGGCAAGTGAACAGATTCCTTTTCTTTAGTCCAAAGTCCAAACTGAGCTTGTTCAATCCATACGCTCCTTACACGGTCTCTTGAAACAGTATTAGCAAGAGCATGTCAGGTTGTATCACATGTTGCTGCTCTGTAATTACAGTAGCGTAGGTGCTGCTACTGGAAggattcattcatttgcattataCAAAGTATAAATCATGTATTAGTCTCCCAAAGAGGCCATATGAATTCTGGTTACCTTTCTTTTCAGCACAGTGATCACTTTCCTCTCCTTCTCGTTCTCTGTCCTGCCATGTTCTTTAACAGATTGCTGTGTTTATCGTTGAGTCTGCTTGACGCTGCCCAACTGCGTTTTTACTAGCTCGGCTCTTTCACACAGCGAACGTAGTCTTGTCACCATTGCATGTGGCCTTCAATGGTTCAGTCTCCTCCAACGGCTTCAAATTACAGAGGCCATCCTTATTTTGCTTCGTTAAGGCGCACAGTGCAACAGAATCCTTCACACAATAATGTGtctaataaaattcaaatttgacattATTGTCTTAACAAAATTTCTACACCATAAGGCTGGAATACTTAAGATATTAACATGAAAAAGTTCTATTCGAGTTACGCAAGCTTCATAGTCCATATATTATTAGGATttaaaaatcccaaatattTTTAGATGTTTTGGAACACCACATTAACTTAGTTACACTAGCTAGTCCCATTTTATGCTACGCCAAATACAAAGTCCTTCACTTCGATCGTGAAAAACGCTTGGCAAGGAGAACCAGCGCATCTCTTTTGTGCACAGTCGAGCCTGGAGCTTCAATCATGTCGATGTCTTCTAGAAGCTTCCCGCACGGCAGCTCCCAATCGAAGCAGTATATAAGATTAGCAAGCACAAGCTCCACTACCGCCATTGCAAAATGATGTCCTGGGCACATCCGTCTCCCCGATCCAAATGGTATGAACTCGAAGTTTTGACCCTTGTAGTCGAAATGACAGTTAACGAATCTCTCTGGTATGAATTCTTCTGGGTTCTGCCATGAATTGGGGTCCCTCCCAATTGCCCACGCATTCACAATGACCCTCGTTTTGGCAGGAATGGAGTACCCACCGACATTACACTCTTGAGAAGATACTCGAGGAACCAGCAATGGAAGTGGTGGGTGCTGCCTTAAGGTCTCCTTTATCACCAACTTAAGATACAGTAATTGGTGAAGGTCATTTTCTTCTACCATGTcctttgttttcagtgcaagtCTGAGCTCATGTTGCAGTTTTTTCATGGCCTCGGGCTTTCTCATCAGCTCAGCCATCGCCCAAACCAAGGTCGCACATGCAGTGTCGGTTCCACCGACGAATATATCCTATAAAAATGGGAAGAGAGACGTCATATAGAGTACTCTAAACttcatgaaattggaaaaagagTGAATATACAGGCGACATAGACCAAAATTTTCACTAATAACAAGAAAAGAACAGTACTGCACTTCTATTTCATGTTTCTGAAGTTGATATTCTATTGAATAAACCCATGTTTCCTGCATTTTATCCTGTCCTGCAAAAGTATACCCAAGGTTCTATCACTGCACTAGCTATTAGGAGAGAATGATGAAATTCCCATCGATCATTTATATTCGGTCCTTTTTCTTACTGCTTTATCAGAAAAAACTAGTCACGGATTGATCTCTCATGAATTTTTAGTTATGGTCTGGATCGGACAATCAAATAGCGCATGATGTTTTTCGTGTAATATTCAAAGGATAATTTCaatggaaagtttttttttttagtgactCGGTCACCTGATGAGCTCTTATTTCATTCATTACATTAATTTGGAAACCACACTTAATCACTAGCACCAACGCGAGTCCTAGAATTCTAAATGATCAGTATGCGGAATAATACTTTTTCCTATAAACACGTTATGCATTTAGTTTGTTGATTATTATTGGTGCAGAAGATAGTCAACTACAGGTGGTACGTTTAGTTCAACCATTTTCGGCTTCTAGAAAAGATAGATTAGGCAACTGTccaatttatatatttttttatttctgaataaaacatttaaaaatatattttaattgataaaataaaaaagggagaTAGGGACCTACGCGGATCGGCCGGTAGGTCGTATTCATAAGCAAGCGGGTCCAATATATTTTACAGCATTGGTGGCCGTCGTACTTCAATACGTGTTGAATTATATATTCAAACTGCATACTATGTTATACTTTATTGTAACTTCTCTTAGCATAATTTAGCTGAAGATCAAACGTATGAGATGTGGAACAGGATTGTGAATTGAttatttgataaataatatTCGAACCTGGATGTTTTACTTCGTAGTGTGTGGATAAGATTTTTGAATGAATGGAATTGAGGTATCTTGTCCAAGCATTGATCTATCTGGAAAACACAAAATAGGTCATGTTGTAAACTCTAAAAGGTGAAAGCCAATGTCTAAAGACGACTAATAAAGTAGGAATTGCTACCAAGAAGTGAAAAATCTACCAACAACAGGACAATAAATAACAGTCCCACATGAAGCGAAGATAATATGGAAGACGATGGGAGTGAAGCACATATTAGACAAACCATGAGCATCCCTTTGATGTTGTTCACCGTGAGGAAGACATCCTCACTTCGGTCCTTCTGTACATCAAGCAGAGAATCAACGAAGTCCTGTTGCTCTGGTCGCCTCCGTGGATCGCTGTGGTCTCTGATCACTTCATCGTAGAAATGATCCAAATCGTGGAAGTTACTCAGTAACTGGCCATGGAGACCAGTAAGCCAGTCTACCCACTTCAAGGATGGGAAGAAATCCCCCACGAAAAAAGCCCCAAGCATGGCTTGGAAAGTCTTCAGTGCATCCTGAAACCTGCTCTTCCCATGTCCTTCTTCCTCCGGATTATACTTCTTACCAAAGGCGATCCTGCAGATTATgttgctagagagagaaaacaacaGCTCACTCAGATTCACAGGACCACCGGAGGTGGAGATGGCCCGGAGCAACATGCCGACTTCTTCCTCTCTCACCGATTTGAAGGAGGGCACCTTCTTGGAGCTCAGGAGTTGCAGGGTGGCTATCTTCTTAAGGTGACGCCATGTCTGGCAATAGGGTTGAAAGGCGATGTCCGAGCCTCCGT
This window of the Nymphaea colorata isolate Beijing-Zhang1983 chromosome 2, ASM883128v2, whole genome shotgun sequence genome carries:
- the LOC116248571 gene encoding cytochrome P450 71A1-like → MDLSFFLLHQLDSPFNQYSILALLLPLLLSYVLLIKWRTWKKSTLRLPPGPWPLPIIGNLHQLGTSSLHRSLHLLSLKDGPLMLLKLGRFRVCVVSSAKLAEEVMKVHDLTFVNRPQQVSTSAISYGGSDIAFQPYCQTWRHLKKIATLQLLSSKKVPSFKSVREEEVGMLLRAISTSGGPVNLSELLFSLSSNIICRIAFGKKYNPEEEGHGKSRFQDALKTFQAMLGAFFVGDFFPSLKWVDWLTGLHGQLLSNFHDLDHFYDEVIRDHSDPRRRPEQQDFVDSLLDVQKDRSEDVFLTVNNIKGMLMDIFVGGTDTACATLVWAMAELMRKPEAMKKLQHELRLALKTKDMVEENDLHQLLYLKLVIKETLRQHPPLPLLVPRVSSQECNVGGYSIPAKTRVIVNAWAIGRDPNSWQNPEEFIPERFVNCHFDYKGQNFEFIPFGSGRRMCPGHHFAMAVVELVLANLIYCFDWELPCGKLLEDIDMIEAPGSTVHKRDALVLLAKRFSRSK
- the LOC116247404 gene encoding cytochrome P450 71A9-like, with translation MAPSFLLHQLGSSSVLALLLPLFLTYVLLLRRWKQHTSVERLPPGPWQLPIIGNLHQLGALPHRSLHHLSQKHGPLMFLKLGQLPTYVVSSAEVAREIMKTHDAIFASRPVLAAFLVLSHGCSDVAFSPYSEVWRYLRKIFVRYLSGSRRTLSFQSVREEEVGLMVDAISRSAGPVNLSHLLHSLNNNIICRVGLGKKFNQQGYDQKGRFHDTLETTRDLLGGFSLGDLFPSIKWVDWLTGLQLRLRRNFHELDRVFDEVISDHSDPQRRSKEKDFVDALLEAQKDESQEIPLTTNRIKGLLFNVLLGGSDTSSSAVVWAMAELMRKPQVMKQVQDEVRLKIKGKDKVEESDLHQLQFLKLVMKETLRLHPPAPTAVHRISMRECTLDGHIIPDQAIIIVNVWSIMRDPNSWENPEEFRPERFIDNPVDYKGQDFVFIPFGSGRRICPGLHMGVTVVELSLANLLYRFNWSLPDGLNTDDIDMDESPGITVHKKSELVLIAHPYTPSS